A genome region from Cucumis sativus cultivar 9930 chromosome 4, Cucumber_9930_V3, whole genome shotgun sequence includes the following:
- the LOC101216122 gene encoding uncharacterized protein LOC101216122 isoform X2: MDTTATTLCLFLPYPFTSRRHNLHFNRRFSSPDSRPLFTPVSCFKPRRRTRRKNSLTKLRTTTHHPFDSSPSSSDSNLQTVIELDQVAAEASSLFYSVYYTSRSHLRQFLSSGLDAFDDLRTLIAFDDQNRTLTVSCRRSTVEFVGQLVLLSFVVVFVVKFLVGIVSRLGNKFSSGYTAPVMRRDRSLGGREVVVGTRRSVVARNKGMGKKNNLLGLLDSPVLADTMALNDVSSEISKNGVWGGERLPKWWPPAVPRRNATANRQEYQIEANRLVRALVDNRMSGRDFMEDDIVQLREICRISGVKVSFNTENMRDSFYRASVDFVLNIYSRTPIYPHLIFINGEDGPNFIAGLAEDIGIENVRAARIVSAAVAARMRSYFLQAWALVMQDRHSEANAELLKICHIIQIFPPEKSSPEMEMLTLGLKKVLKVEQRESLMNMFIGICGKDSHSTAAEALGLVLPTNMGN, translated from the exons ATGGACACCACAGCAACCACACTCTGCCTCTTCCTTCCATATCCATTCACTTCCCGTCGCCATAACCTCCATTTCAACCGCCGCTTCTCCTCGCCGGACTCCCGACCACTCTTCACCCCTGTCTCCTGCTTCAAACCACGTCGTCGTACTCGCCGGAAAAACAGCCTCACCAAACTCCGCACCACCACCCACCATCCCTTCGACTCCTCACCCTCTTCCTCTGATTCGAACCTCCAAACTGTAATTGAACTCGACCAAGTCGCCGCCGAAGCCTCCTCTCTTTTCTACTCCGTTTACTACACTTCCCGCTCCCACCTCCGCCAGTTTCTGTCATCGGGATTGGACGCTTTCGACGATTTGCGGACATTGATTGCCTTTGATGACCAAAATCGAACGCTGACCGTCTCTTGTCGTCGTTCCACTGTGGAATTCGTTGGCCAATTGGTGCTGTTGAGCTTTGTTGTGGTCTTTGTAGTTAAGTTTTTAGTTGGGATTGTATCTCGTTTGGGTAACAAATTTAGTTCTGGGTATACGGCCCCTGTAATGAGAAGGGACCGGAGCCTTGGTGGACGAGAGGTTGTTGTTGGGACTAGGAGGAGTGTTGTAGCGCGAAATAAAGGTATggggaagaaaaataatcttttagGGTTATTGGACAGTCCCGTGTTAGCGGACACAATGGCTCTGAATGATGTTTCAAGTGAAATTTCGAAGAACGGGGTTTGGGGTGGAGAAAGGTTGCCAAAATGGTGGCCTCCGGCAGTTCCCCGACGGAATGCTACGGCGAATAGGCAAGAGTATCAGATAGAAGCTAACAGATTAGTCCGAG CCCTTGTGGACAATAGAATGAGTGGGCGGGATTTCATGGAGGACGATATTGTTCAA TTGCGTGAAATATGCAGGATATCTGGAGTAAAAGTTTCCTTCAACACAGAAAATATGCGTGATTCATTTTATCGAGCATCTGTGgactttgttttaaatatctaTAGCAG GACTCCCATTTACCCacacttaatttttattaatggtGAGGATGGTCCAAATTTTATTGCTGGGCTTGCTGAGGACATTGGCATTGAGAATGTCCGTGCTGCCAGGATAGTTTCTGCTGCTGTTGCTGCTAGAATGCGTTCGTACTTCTTACAGGCCtgg GCTCTAGTGATGCAAGACAGACATTCAGAAGCAAATGCTGAGTTGTTGAAGATCTGTCACATTATACAGATATTCCCTCCTGAGAAGTCCTCG CCTGAGATGGAGATGTTGACTCTAGGCTTGAAGAAAGTCTTGAAGGTAGAACAGAGAGAATCATTAATGAATATGTTTATTGGTATTTGTGGTAAAGATAGTCATAGCACCGCTGCGGAAGCTCTTGGTTTG GTGCTTCCTACAAATATGGGGAATTGA
- the LOC101216122 gene encoding uncharacterized protein LOC101216122 isoform X1, with protein MDTTATTLCLFLPYPFTSRRHNLHFNRRFSSPDSRPLFTPVSCFKPRRRTRRKNSLTKLRTTTHHPFDSSPSSSDSNLQTVIELDQVAAEASSLFYSVYYTSRSHLRQFLSSGLDAFDDLRTLIAFDDQNRTLTVSCRRSTVEFVGQLVLLSFVVVFVVKFLVGIVSRLGNKFSSGYTAPVMRRDRSLGGREVVVGTRRSVVARNKGMGKKNNLLGLLDSPVLADTMALNDVSSEISKNGVWGGERLPKWWPPAVPRRNATANRQEYQIEANRLVRALVDNRMSGRDFMEDDIVQLREICRISGVKVSFNTENMRDSFYRASVDFVLNIYSRTPIYPHLIFINGEDGPNFIAGLAEDIGIENVRAARIVSAAVAARMRSYFLQAWALVMQDRHSEANAELLKICHIIQIFPPEKSSPEMEMLTLGLKKVLKVEQRESLMNMFIGICGKDSHSTAAEALGLGEISASGDYKLQ; from the exons ATGGACACCACAGCAACCACACTCTGCCTCTTCCTTCCATATCCATTCACTTCCCGTCGCCATAACCTCCATTTCAACCGCCGCTTCTCCTCGCCGGACTCCCGACCACTCTTCACCCCTGTCTCCTGCTTCAAACCACGTCGTCGTACTCGCCGGAAAAACAGCCTCACCAAACTCCGCACCACCACCCACCATCCCTTCGACTCCTCACCCTCTTCCTCTGATTCGAACCTCCAAACTGTAATTGAACTCGACCAAGTCGCCGCCGAAGCCTCCTCTCTTTTCTACTCCGTTTACTACACTTCCCGCTCCCACCTCCGCCAGTTTCTGTCATCGGGATTGGACGCTTTCGACGATTTGCGGACATTGATTGCCTTTGATGACCAAAATCGAACGCTGACCGTCTCTTGTCGTCGTTCCACTGTGGAATTCGTTGGCCAATTGGTGCTGTTGAGCTTTGTTGTGGTCTTTGTAGTTAAGTTTTTAGTTGGGATTGTATCTCGTTTGGGTAACAAATTTAGTTCTGGGTATACGGCCCCTGTAATGAGAAGGGACCGGAGCCTTGGTGGACGAGAGGTTGTTGTTGGGACTAGGAGGAGTGTTGTAGCGCGAAATAAAGGTATggggaagaaaaataatcttttagGGTTATTGGACAGTCCCGTGTTAGCGGACACAATGGCTCTGAATGATGTTTCAAGTGAAATTTCGAAGAACGGGGTTTGGGGTGGAGAAAGGTTGCCAAAATGGTGGCCTCCGGCAGTTCCCCGACGGAATGCTACGGCGAATAGGCAAGAGTATCAGATAGAAGCTAACAGATTAGTCCGAG CCCTTGTGGACAATAGAATGAGTGGGCGGGATTTCATGGAGGACGATATTGTTCAA TTGCGTGAAATATGCAGGATATCTGGAGTAAAAGTTTCCTTCAACACAGAAAATATGCGTGATTCATTTTATCGAGCATCTGTGgactttgttttaaatatctaTAGCAG GACTCCCATTTACCCacacttaatttttattaatggtGAGGATGGTCCAAATTTTATTGCTGGGCTTGCTGAGGACATTGGCATTGAGAATGTCCGTGCTGCCAGGATAGTTTCTGCTGCTGTTGCTGCTAGAATGCGTTCGTACTTCTTACAGGCCtgg GCTCTAGTGATGCAAGACAGACATTCAGAAGCAAATGCTGAGTTGTTGAAGATCTGTCACATTATACAGATATTCCCTCCTGAGAAGTCCTCG CCTGAGATGGAGATGTTGACTCTAGGCTTGAAGAAAGTCTTGAAGGTAGAACAGAGAGAATCATTAATGAATATGTTTATTGGTATTTGTGGTAAAGATAGTCATAGCACCGCTGCGGAAGCTCTTGGTTTG GGAGAAATTTCTGCATCTGGAGACTACAAACTTCAATGA
- the LOC101209894 gene encoding vesicle transport protein GOT1, translating into MVSFEMNDRKKIGLGLTGFGVFFSFLGIVFFFDKGLLAMGNILFFSGVTLTIGLKSTMQFFMKRQNFKGTISFGLGFFFVIIGWPIFGMILEAYGFVVLFSGFWPTLAVFLQKIPVLGWLFQQPYVRSFFDKYRGRRVPV; encoded by the exons ATGGTTTCCTTCGAAATGAATGACCGCAAGA AGATTGGGCTAGGACTTACAGgatttggggtatttttctcattcctcggaattgtcttcttttttgaCAAGGGATTACTTGCTATGGGAAAT ATCCTGTTCTTCTCAGGAGTAACTCTCACCATTGGACTAAAGTCAACCATGCAATTCTTTATGAAACGTCAAAATTTTAAG ggaacaatttcttttggtttagggttcttttttgttatcatAGGATGGCCAATCTTTGGCATGATATTGGAAGCATATGGTTTCGTTGTCCTTTTCAG TGGCTTCTGGCCAACATTGGCAGTCTTTCTTCAGAAAATTCCTGTTCTTGGATGGTTATTTCAGCAACCATATGTCAGATCG